Below is a window of Sylvia atricapilla isolate bSylAtr1 chromosome 2, bSylAtr1.pri, whole genome shotgun sequence DNA.
TTTTCTCCCCAAGTTTTGCAGTCAGTGATGTTGGGAAGTATTTTATTGAAACATATAAGATGTATGTCCTGTGGATTGTTCTTCAACTAAACACCTGTTACTCAGTTGCCTCAGCTAGTAAGGAGTTACTACAGGATAACTGATCTGAGCTCTTCAGTCTTTTTTCTCAGTGGCCCTGTTTAACACCTTTATGGTACAAATTTTAGGCTCAAATTTCAGGCTTGAAGACCCTATACCCTGACTACATTTTTAGAGAAATACCTGTTAGTTTGTGTGTTGTCTTCTTCTGAAACAGATGCAGAGATTTATTACACAGCCACATGAAGCAGATTAGAATGGCAGATACCGCAGCAAGAAATGCAAAGAGAACTGCTACAAAATGCAAATCTTCATAGATAATCTCTGtagggaaaatgaaaagaattaatATTACAAAATTGATTACAAGCAAAGTGATGCCTAAACGCAGTAAAGGCAAGAAGTCCCGTCTAGTTTGTACCGTAAACATTGACTATGATGGTGCCATAAGCATTGGTTCCATGCTCATCCATTACAGTGACAAAATAGTAGCCAGCATCTCTCATGCCCACATTGCGAAGCTGTATAGAGCCATTTTCAAAAGTAGTCACTCTGTCCTTGTAGACCGTGGATATGTTGACGTAATTGTCACTTCTCCACTCAACAATGCTGGTGGTGCCCCAGCTTGACACATGCTTCCACTCAATGGTGGCCACGCCTCGGCAAGAGTATTCAACTGAGAGGAGGATGTTTTGTGCCACTGTTGCATTGATGTTGGGTTGTGGGACAACTAAGGACACTCCTCCAGGAGCTGAAAGACAAAGGAGAGTGATGAGTCTAGAGGTGATGCTGCACCAGCTGTCCAGGGCAGGTTGGGACCTCCTGGATCCTGGTAATTCATCCTATCTATCTCAGTGATCTGTTTTAAGACAGGATAGGTTAtgcttttaaatacctttttctttctgctttccataAAAGCAATGTACATACTTGAAGACTAAATACACATTTATACTTTGTGATAGCAAAAATGCTTCCACCATAGAGGACACATAATTGCATGAGTTTCAATGTTTTAACACCCACATAGAAAGGGACTTTGGATAAGCataacattttctgaaaactaaGCAATGTTCTTTTGTTCATCAGTAACtggctttctttaaatatccTGCATTTACATGGAAAGTTTAGTCGCCGTGTCCAAGGTAATCTATCATATTCATTAACTACCATCCCCCAAAAGCAAGAATTGTAGTAGGCATAAGTATTTCAAGTCCTGGCAGGGACTTTGTCGTGTTTTCAGGATGTGTAATCAACATTAGAAATATCAGCTTCTTAAGGGCGGCCAGTTAATAAGCcagtgcagataaatcatgtaaCCAAAGGTACGCAGTTTCATGAGAAGCCAGAGACTTCATGTTCCTGATGATATCTGGGcaaaaatgcatataaaaaaatacttaattctCATCTACTTCCTCCTGATGTGATTACAGAGCTGTTCATGACAATGTGAAACTGAACCAATGGCTTAGTTTAATGTGTAACTGCAGTAATTTCTGCTTACATTTGGTGTTTCTGCATAAAGGTTTGGATGAATCCCAACATAGGAGTTTTAATTGgcatacatttttttctttttataagtGGCTTGTTTGAAACCCTTGGCTAACTACTGAAATCCTGTTATCTACccataaaaatcaaagcagacCAAAGGCAAGATAAAGCACAGAGTAAGGGTGAATGCCTTTTCCTGGTTTGGAGCAGCTCACCCTTACTGTAGGAACAGGCTGACtgcaagaggaaaatgaaaaaaaaaaaaaaagctgaccTGTAAATGTCCATAACCCAGTGGGGAAGTGAGAATGAGACCCTCACCTACACTGCCCAAGTACAAAGCAGGACACCTGGGGATG
It encodes the following:
- the VSTM5 gene encoding V-set and transmembrane domain-containing protein 5; translated protein: MRPLQGCPSRGVVVGTVTLCLAAGWALQTPGGVSLVVPQPNINATVAQNILLSVEYSCRGVATIEWKHVSSWGTTSIVEWRSDNYVNISTVYKDRVTTFENGSIQLRNVGMRDAGYYFVTVMDEHGTNAYGTIIVNVYEIIYEDLHFVAVLFAFLAAVSAILICFMWLCNKSLHLFQKKTTHKLTASTTEEIELETIEC